One genomic segment of Vibrio penaeicida includes these proteins:
- a CDS encoding sugar ABC transporter ATP-binding protein: MDSSSANQNQKSILKFRHVSIRFGGVQALDDVEFEVGAGEVHCLAGENGCGKSTIIKVITGVYQPAQGAEMELAGQKVNKVTPQLARSLGVAVIWQDLALFPELTVAENIAMESSLGMRPRWVNHAHMSDMATRALKKLGVDMDLNRTVKSLPIAERQIVAIARALVSDAKVVFMDEPTASLTQAETDYLLDVVRKLSDSGVAVVFVSHRLVEVLEISSRVTVLRDGRLVGVYNTEDMTQSRLTELMTGKLLNSEVAATDTRHFPTVLQTHDLTRHNEFYDVSLAVKQGEVVGLIGLIGAGRTELGKTLFGMSSPHSGSIQMHGKPVRFQSNRDAIHSGIAYLSEDRLSLGLIQEQSIADNIVLPVLDRLLSGSKLISSDKKNALVTHWIQELAVKIGLQGDAIATLSGGNQQRIAIAKWLATQPKLLILDSPTVGVDVGARAGIFEIVRNLAKQGLGILLISDEIQEVYFNADRVLHMADGHIAGEYDPRQLALKSLEEVVYV; encoded by the coding sequence GTGGATAGTTCTAGTGCAAATCAGAACCAAAAGTCGATTCTGAAGTTTCGGCACGTTTCGATTCGATTCGGTGGTGTGCAGGCTTTGGATGATGTCGAGTTTGAGGTAGGGGCTGGCGAGGTACATTGCCTTGCGGGAGAAAATGGGTGCGGAAAAAGCACCATCATTAAAGTGATTACCGGTGTTTATCAGCCTGCGCAAGGTGCGGAAATGGAACTGGCGGGTCAAAAGGTCAATAAGGTGACACCGCAGTTGGCACGTTCGTTAGGTGTGGCGGTTATTTGGCAAGATCTGGCACTGTTTCCAGAGCTGACCGTGGCAGAAAACATTGCGATGGAAAGCAGCCTAGGTATGAGACCGCGCTGGGTGAATCACGCCCACATGTCCGATATGGCAACGCGAGCTCTGAAAAAGCTTGGCGTGGATATGGATCTGAATCGAACGGTGAAATCCTTACCTATTGCGGAAAGGCAAATTGTCGCGATTGCTCGTGCTCTGGTCTCGGATGCGAAAGTGGTGTTCATGGACGAGCCTACTGCATCACTTACACAAGCAGAGACAGACTATTTATTAGATGTCGTTCGTAAGCTCTCAGATAGCGGTGTCGCTGTGGTGTTTGTGAGCCACCGGTTGGTCGAAGTGTTGGAAATCTCCAGCCGAGTTACTGTGCTGCGTGATGGTCGGCTTGTTGGAGTATACAACACAGAAGACATGACGCAGTCTCGCCTGACGGAGCTGATGACGGGGAAGCTCTTGAACTCTGAAGTCGCGGCAACCGATACTCGACATTTTCCCACCGTTCTGCAAACCCATGACTTGACACGCCATAATGAGTTTTACGATGTTTCCCTAGCCGTAAAACAAGGTGAGGTGGTTGGGCTTATTGGGTTAATAGGTGCCGGTAGAACTGAGCTTGGGAAAACCCTTTTTGGCATGTCTTCTCCTCACTCTGGCTCTATTCAAATGCACGGGAAACCGGTGCGCTTTCAATCGAACCGAGATGCGATTCATTCCGGCATTGCATATCTTTCTGAAGATCGTCTTTCACTTGGTTTGATTCAAGAGCAATCCATAGCCGATAACATCGTATTGCCTGTTTTAGACCGCTTACTCTCCGGTTCAAAACTCATTTCCTCCGACAAGAAAAACGCACTGGTCACACATTGGATTCAAGAGCTAGCGGTAAAAATTGGCTTGCAAGGTGATGCCATCGCCACATTGTCTGGCGGAAACCAGCAGCGTATCGCCATTGCAAAATGGTTAGCCACTCAGCCTAAATTACTGATTTTAGATTCCCCGACCGTTGGGGTGGATGTCGGTGCACGTGCGGGCATTTTTGAGATTGTGAGGAACCTAGCCAAACAAGGGCTCGGAATACTCCTCATCTCGGATGAGATTCAAGAAGTGTATTTCAATGCCGACCGAGTGCTTCACATGGCGGATGGGCACATCGCGGGCGAGTACGATCCGCGCCAGTTAGCGCTGAAATCGTTGGAAGAGGTCGTGTATGTCTGA
- a CDS encoding ABC transporter permease, giving the protein MSDSNKSLSLPWWKALYRHQATEVWLGAVLLLACVGLSLSTEQFFTLTNLFDLLNASSINLIFAVGLLVVLIAGGIDISFAVGASVVQYIVATTIIDLGGGSWALGVGLSAVVGIALGAINAALIHHFRIISIVVTIATFNAFFGLLMFFTRGVSIYNLPDWWTDRVIIFEHEMANGSWAELTLPVVVMAVCVVATWGLIRHTNIGRQLYAFGNNPEGARRIGINIGAMQYIAFGWMGMMAGIAGLMQVNYAQEVVPNAMYGRELDVLAAVVLGGARLGGGRGTVLGCILGVMLVAVTQNGLNLLGVSPYAFKMVVGVVILVAISVSNMDWSTVSWSSGRFKRAMAKGGAHE; this is encoded by the coding sequence ATGTCTGATTCAAATAAATCATTGTCACTGCCGTGGTGGAAAGCGTTATATCGACACCAAGCAACAGAAGTCTGGCTCGGCGCGGTGTTGCTGCTGGCGTGTGTTGGCTTATCGCTGTCTACCGAGCAATTTTTTACCTTAACAAACCTGTTTGATTTGCTGAATGCCAGCTCCATCAATTTGATATTTGCTGTCGGGTTGCTGGTGGTTTTGATTGCAGGAGGCATTGATATTTCATTTGCCGTGGGCGCTTCGGTTGTCCAATACATCGTCGCCACCACCATCATTGATTTAGGGGGAGGAAGTTGGGCGCTGGGCGTGGGTTTGTCGGCGGTTGTTGGTATTGCACTTGGCGCGATTAACGCCGCGCTTATCCACCATTTTAGGATCATTTCTATCGTGGTCACCATCGCCACATTCAATGCCTTTTTTGGCTTGTTGATGTTTTTTACTCGTGGGGTTTCTATTTACAACCTGCCAGATTGGTGGACGGATCGAGTGATCATTTTTGAACATGAAATGGCAAACGGCTCGTGGGCGGAATTGACGCTTCCCGTCGTTGTTATGGCGGTGTGTGTGGTCGCGACATGGGGGCTCATTCGCCACACCAATATCGGAAGGCAGCTCTACGCGTTTGGCAATAACCCCGAAGGCGCTCGGCGAATTGGCATCAACATTGGCGCCATGCAGTACATAGCGTTTGGTTGGATGGGGATGATGGCGGGTATCGCTGGGCTTATGCAGGTCAACTATGCACAAGAGGTTGTCCCTAACGCGATGTATGGGCGTGAGTTAGATGTACTGGCGGCAGTCGTACTTGGTGGGGCAAGACTTGGCGGTGGTCGGGGAACCGTTCTTGGTTGTATTTTGGGTGTAATGCTGGTGGCGGTCACGCAAAACGGTCTTAACCTGTTAGGAGTATCGCCCTATGCCTTCAAGATGGTTGTTGGTGTGGTGATATTGGTCGCCATTTCCGTTTCAAATATGGATTGGTCTACCGTTTCTTGGTCTTCAGGACGGTTTAAAAGAGCGATGGCAAAAGGAGGGGCGCATGAGTGA
- a CDS encoding ABC transporter permease, translating to MSEQSVHHSDGQSSAKQSAPKPSSTKKGDSVWSHFVKTVGIENIGLSLLLAAVFIGFSLASPRFLSVANFESMAFQLPELGILTLAMLLPILTGGLNLAITFSANFCGLTLAWILTQFGGTDASVAAFIGGCLVALLVGALSGYMMGSVIAYTNAHPILVSLAMMIFLRGLGEFLTRGKDISGFPDFIQPLGHGSVLGIPIPLLIMLSVFLICYVFLAKSRLGLITYLMGSNIEAVRYSGIHTKRALTLVYTLSGVLCAVAGIVMMLRFNSVRVGHGESYLLITVLACFLGGVDPFGGFGRVVSVLLALVILQALSSGLNLIGINQHFATAAWGLFLIAVMVIRWGWIRFYRKKV from the coding sequence ATGAGTGAACAATCGGTGCATCATTCGGATGGTCAATCTTCTGCGAAGCAATCTGCGCCTAAGCCATCTTCGACGAAAAAAGGCGATTCCGTTTGGTCTCACTTTGTTAAAACAGTGGGTATCGAGAACATCGGCTTAAGTCTGTTACTGGCAGCGGTATTTATCGGTTTCAGTTTGGCCTCTCCGCGTTTTTTGTCGGTGGCTAATTTTGAATCCATGGCGTTTCAATTACCGGAACTCGGTATTTTAACTCTAGCCATGCTACTTCCGATTTTAACGGGTGGTTTGAATCTCGCCATTACCTTCAGCGCCAATTTTTGTGGACTGACGCTGGCGTGGATTTTGACTCAGTTTGGTGGAACGGATGCGTCTGTCGCGGCATTTATTGGCGGCTGCTTGGTGGCGCTATTGGTTGGGGCACTCTCTGGTTACATGATGGGCTCAGTGATCGCGTACACCAATGCACACCCAATTTTGGTTTCACTCGCCATGATGATTTTTTTGCGCGGGCTAGGCGAGTTTCTTACCCGTGGGAAAGACATTTCGGGGTTCCCCGATTTTATTCAACCTTTAGGGCATGGCAGCGTCTTGGGGATACCCATTCCTCTCTTGATCATGCTTTCGGTATTTTTGATTTGCTATGTCTTTCTCGCCAAAAGTCGGCTTGGTCTCATTACCTATCTAATGGGCTCAAACATCGAGGCGGTGCGTTATTCCGGTATTCACACCAAACGCGCTCTCACGTTGGTGTATACCTTGTCTGGCGTGCTTTGCGCCGTAGCTGGAATTGTCATGATGCTACGTTTCAACTCGGTGCGAGTTGGGCATGGCGAGTCTTATTTATTGATCACCGTGTTGGCGTGCTTTCTCGGCGGCGTCGACCCGTTTGGTGGGTTTGGCAGGGTGGTGTCTGTTCTTCTGGCGTTAGTGATTTTGCAAGCGCTCTCTTCGGGTTTGAATTTAATAGGTATTAATCAACATTTTGCTACCGCGGCGTGGGGGCTTTTTTTGATTGCCGTCATGGTAATCCGATGGGGCTGGATACGCTTCTACAGAAAGAAAGTTTAA
- a CDS encoding sugar phosphate isomerase/epimerase family protein, which yields MKGFGVHTSMWALEWTREGAERAISEASQYQGIDFLEITMLDPPGVDAPHTRALLEKAELNAVCSLGVPLHCLPSQVPDKAFDFLKLAIDKTVALGGQSLTGVTYGGIGERTGKPPTQKELDNVAITMRQTADYAKKQGIELGIEVINRYENHLFNTAWQAVELLERIGSDNIFIHLDTYHMNIEEKGVVNGILDCKEHLKYIHLSESDRGVPGTGTCDWEEVFAGLAAVGFKGGMTMESFINLPPQIASALSVWRPVAESPEEVMTDGLSFLRNKAKQYRLL from the coding sequence ATGAAAGGATTTGGTGTACATACTAGTATGTGGGCATTGGAGTGGACCCGTGAAGGAGCAGAACGTGCGATTTCCGAAGCCAGCCAATATCAAGGTATCGATTTTTTAGAAATCACCATGTTGGATCCCCCTGGCGTGGACGCTCCTCATACCCGCGCTCTATTGGAAAAAGCAGAGCTCAATGCCGTGTGTTCTTTGGGCGTGCCTTTGCATTGTTTACCTTCTCAAGTGCCAGACAAAGCGTTCGACTTTCTCAAGCTAGCCATTGATAAAACGGTGGCTTTGGGGGGGCAATCGCTCACCGGGGTAACGTATGGTGGCATCGGTGAAAGAACGGGAAAGCCACCCACACAAAAAGAGTTGGATAATGTCGCCATAACCATGAGACAAACGGCGGACTATGCGAAAAAACAGGGCATTGAATTGGGCATTGAAGTGATCAACCGGTACGAAAATCACTTATTCAATACTGCGTGGCAAGCCGTAGAGCTACTAGAACGAATTGGCTCTGACAACATCTTTATTCATTTGGATACGTACCATATGAACATTGAAGAAAAAGGTGTTGTGAATGGAATACTTGATTGTAAGGAGCACCTAAAATACATCCACTTATCCGAAAGCGATCGCGGTGTTCCAGGTACAGGAACGTGCGATTGGGAAGAAGTGTTTGCTGGGTTAGCTGCGGTGGGTTTTAAGGGAGGAATGACTATGGAAAGTTTCATTAACCTTCCACCGCAAATCGCGTCTGCTTTATCGGTTTGGCGACCAGTCGCAGAGAGCCCAGAAGAAGTGATGACGGATGGGCTGAGTTTCTTAAGAAACAAAGCCAAACAATATCGCTTATTGTAA
- a CDS encoding cupin domain-containing protein — translation MDAYSLGARIRRKRKELGKTLQQVADESRFSIGFLSRVERNDVSPSLSSLAIIANVLQSDMESFVSVPSNAGSVILAEDRAGFSLPDGKAHYQQLSSDFPGKRINGAEVLLEPGFQTEAMVHEGEELCVVLDGQLTLTLNNKTQVLTSGDSAHYSAAIPHQWRNTHTTPCRVMWFGDLDIFAHHKEE, via the coding sequence ATGGATGCTTATTCTCTTGGTGCAAGGATTCGTAGAAAGCGAAAAGAATTAGGAAAAACTTTGCAACAAGTCGCCGATGAATCTCGGTTCTCTATTGGTTTTTTGTCGCGTGTTGAGCGTAACGATGTTTCACCCTCCCTCTCGTCGCTCGCGATCATTGCGAACGTATTGCAGTCGGATATGGAAAGCTTTGTTTCGGTGCCGAGCAATGCAGGTTCAGTGATTTTGGCTGAAGATCGTGCCGGTTTTTCCTTACCCGATGGCAAAGCACACTATCAGCAGCTTTCGAGTGATTTTCCTGGCAAGCGAATCAATGGGGCCGAAGTCCTTTTGGAGCCGGGGTTTCAAACCGAAGCAATGGTCCATGAGGGGGAAGAGTTGTGCGTGGTGTTGGATGGGCAGTTGACATTAACCCTCAACAATAAAACTCAAGTGCTCACCAGTGGTGATAGTGCTCATTACAGCGCGGCCATTCCTCATCAATGGCGCAATACGCATACCACGCCATGCCGAGTGATGTGGTTTGGTGACCTCGATATCTTTGCCCATCATAAGGAAGAGTGA
- a CDS encoding GAF domain-containing protein — protein sequence MSENFASFERTQKELKCAVGFKLLTIMCLTSNQACRCYTSDANHYPVSGVKPLEFDDWHQQVVVMATPFVCNERALLDKHLKDSTLFEKLQLGSAINLPVMFQDEVIGTINLLDEEGAYLSIDLPNAMEVAQQVAPDLMAFRRALEK from the coding sequence ATGAGCGAGAATTTCGCGAGTTTTGAACGCACTCAGAAAGAACTGAAATGTGCGGTGGGTTTTAAGTTACTGACCATTATGTGCCTAACCAGCAACCAAGCCTGTCGATGCTACACCAGTGACGCTAATCATTACCCAGTAAGCGGTGTGAAACCTTTAGAGTTTGATGATTGGCACCAACAGGTAGTTGTTATGGCGACACCTTTTGTGTGTAACGAGCGCGCTTTATTGGATAAGCATTTAAAAGACAGCACTTTGTTTGAAAAACTCCAGCTCGGTTCAGCCATTAATCTTCCTGTGATGTTTCAGGATGAAGTGATTGGCACCATCAACCTCCTCGATGAAGAGGGGGCCTACCTTAGTATTGATTTACCCAATGCAATGGAAGTTGCGCAGCAAGTAGCACCCGACTTAATGGCTTTTCGGCGTGCACTTGAAAAGTAA
- a CDS encoding ABC transporter substrate-binding protein — translation MKYLNQHLIWRKLAVTTSMLLCTSTFAATPPSTLVVAKNIDDLATLDPAQIYEFTGGELSNSLYDQLVEYHAGATDTLVGGLASSWQADSSNRTITFELDKKAKFASGNDVTADDVVYSFVRVMKLNKTPSAVVKQLGWNADNIESQVVKVDDDTVKIRYKEGISPDFALNTLTATVASIVDSKTVKKHQKDGDMGNAWLNKNSAGSGPFSLRIWKANDTVVLSANKDWWEGDLAIKQVIYRHIVEPTTQRIMLEKGDIARGLGPDQIQAIADNSELKVEDYPQSAVYFFSFNVKNDKLNNPEFWRAAKYLIDYQGMANSFLKGQFKVHQAFWPQGMPGAVSDTPYSLDVAKAKKILADANIENLSLKMDYINSEPFSSMAQSIQATFADAGIAIDLVPGTGNQVITKYRAREHEGMLLYWGPDYADPHSNAGAFAYNANNDDDHYVSTTTWRNGWQDLALNKKVEAALKETDREKRLQQYRDLQHDVMEKSPIVVMFQNQAQTALRANVKGYEQGSSAHQVYYSKVTK, via the coding sequence GTGAAGTACTTAAATCAACACCTTATCTGGCGCAAGCTAGCCGTTACCACCAGCATGCTGTTATGCACATCAACGTTTGCAGCCACGCCACCGTCCACTCTGGTTGTGGCAAAAAATATTGATGACCTCGCTACACTCGATCCGGCACAAATTTACGAGTTTACTGGCGGAGAATTGAGTAACAGTTTGTACGACCAACTGGTGGAATACCATGCAGGAGCAACGGACACGTTGGTCGGCGGGTTAGCGAGTTCTTGGCAAGCGGACAGCAGCAATCGCACTATCACTTTTGAACTGGATAAAAAGGCGAAGTTTGCCTCGGGCAATGACGTGACAGCCGACGATGTCGTGTACTCATTTGTGCGAGTCATGAAGCTCAACAAAACCCCGTCTGCTGTTGTGAAACAACTCGGTTGGAACGCAGACAACATCGAATCTCAAGTAGTGAAAGTGGACGATGACACCGTCAAAATCCGTTACAAAGAAGGCATTTCCCCTGATTTTGCCTTAAACACGTTAACGGCGACTGTCGCGTCTATCGTAGACAGTAAAACGGTGAAAAAACATCAGAAAGATGGCGATATGGGCAACGCATGGCTAAACAAAAATAGTGCGGGTTCTGGTCCCTTTTCTCTTCGGATCTGGAAGGCGAACGACACGGTTGTGCTCAGCGCCAATAAAGATTGGTGGGAAGGCGATTTAGCGATCAAACAAGTGATTTATCGCCACATTGTTGAGCCAACCACTCAGCGTATCATGTTAGAAAAAGGCGATATCGCGCGCGGTTTGGGACCGGATCAAATTCAAGCTATTGCCGACAATTCTGAACTGAAAGTCGAAGATTACCCTCAATCGGCGGTGTATTTTTTCTCGTTTAATGTGAAAAACGACAAGCTGAATAACCCAGAGTTTTGGCGCGCAGCGAAATACCTGATTGACTACCAAGGTATGGCAAATTCGTTCTTAAAAGGCCAATTTAAAGTGCACCAAGCATTTTGGCCACAAGGCATGCCAGGCGCTGTGAGCGATACCCCGTATTCATTAGATGTGGCAAAAGCCAAGAAGATTCTAGCGGACGCCAATATTGAGAATCTCAGTTTGAAAATGGATTACATCAATAGCGAGCCTTTCTCTAGCATGGCGCAATCGATTCAAGCCACATTTGCCGACGCTGGTATTGCGATCGATTTGGTACCGGGTACAGGGAATCAGGTCATCACCAAATACCGTGCGCGTGAACACGAAGGCATGTTGTTGTACTGGGGACCAGATTACGCCGATCCTCATTCAAACGCGGGGGCGTTTGCTTACAATGCCAACAACGATGACGACCACTACGTTTCCACTACAACGTGGCGTAATGGCTGGCAAGATCTCGCTTTGAACAAGAAAGTAGAAGCCGCACTGAAAGAAACTGACCGCGAAAAACGCTTGCAGCAATACCGTGATTTACAACATGACGTGATGGAAAAATCGCCCATTGTTGTGATGTTCCAAAATCAAGCGCAAACCGCACTTCGCGCGAACGTTAAGGGCTACGAGCAAGGCTCATCTGCTCATCAGGTGTATTACTCAAAAGTCACTAAATAG
- a CDS encoding ABC transporter permease, whose amino-acid sequence MMESSSKLLSFSLMLVKQTSMVIVTLVALLAVTFFIGRVMPIDPVVAVVGDRASPEVYAQVEVELGLDKPLPVQFWRYLQDVTSGNLGMSQSTGNTVLEDISNFFPATLELATLGIIVGVLLGVPLGIWAALHRGTWQDNLIRVFSLVGYSTPVFWLGLIGLLVFYAKLDWVAGPGRLDIGYEYLVTPVTGMILVDSALEQQWDVFWNAISHLVLPVLILGYFSMAYIGRMTRSLMLDELEKEYVVTARVKGVSEFTLITRHCLVNIRVPLITILALTYASLLEGAVLTESVFAWPGLGAYITNALFSADMPAVLGGTLVVGICFVSLNLLAELAYPLLDPRVKR is encoded by the coding sequence ATGATGGAGTCAAGCAGTAAACTCCTTTCATTCAGTTTGATGCTAGTAAAGCAAACGTCCATGGTTATCGTAACTTTGGTAGCACTGTTGGCTGTGACCTTTTTTATCGGTCGAGTCATGCCTATCGACCCCGTGGTTGCAGTGGTGGGCGACCGCGCAAGCCCAGAAGTGTATGCGCAAGTCGAGGTCGAACTGGGCCTCGACAAACCATTGCCAGTCCAGTTTTGGCGTTACTTACAAGATGTCACCAGTGGTAATTTAGGCATGTCTCAGAGTACTGGAAATACGGTACTGGAGGACATCAGCAACTTCTTTCCCGCCACGCTTGAGCTGGCGACATTAGGGATTATTGTGGGTGTTTTACTCGGTGTGCCTCTTGGTATTTGGGCGGCGCTGCATCGGGGCACATGGCAAGATAATCTGATTCGGGTTTTTTCTCTGGTGGGCTACTCTACTCCCGTATTTTGGCTGGGCTTGATTGGGCTGTTAGTGTTTTATGCCAAGCTCGATTGGGTAGCCGGACCGGGGCGATTGGATATTGGCTATGAGTATTTGGTCACGCCAGTGACAGGAATGATTTTGGTGGATTCCGCTCTAGAGCAGCAATGGGATGTATTTTGGAACGCCATCAGTCATCTAGTTCTGCCCGTTCTTATCTTAGGTTACTTCTCCATGGCGTACATTGGCCGCATGACCCGTTCATTGATGTTGGATGAGTTAGAAAAAGAATACGTGGTGACGGCACGAGTGAAGGGGGTCAGTGAATTTACTCTAATCACTCGGCATTGCTTAGTGAATATTCGAGTCCCGCTGATTACGATCTTGGCGCTTACTTACGCCAGTTTACTTGAAGGCGCGGTATTGACTGAGAGTGTGTTTGCTTGGCCTGGTTTGGGTGCATACATTACTAATGCGTTGTTTTCTGCCGACATGCCTGCGGTACTGGGGGGCACGTTGGTCGTGGGGATCTGCTTTGTGAGTTTGAATTTATTAGCGGAGCTGGCTTACCCATTACTCGATCCAAGGGTGAAACGATGA
- the nikC gene encoding nickel transporter permease: MNSSIKSSMKPSLKQWLLDDSPTSQWQARCANWYRVWLALCANPLTLMGIALLVLLVAAAILAPWLSPHSPIETNLELRLLAPSSDFWLGTDHLGRDIFSRLLYGAQVTVTIVLLVVVTTAPLGLMIGVVAGYFGGWVELVLMRITDIFLAFPKLVMALAFVAILEPGLGNVVLAIGITAWPPYARVARAEALTCRNADYIQAAKLSGASPIRILYNHIVPMCMTSVIIRVTLDMAGIILVAAGLGFLGLGAKPPTPEWGMMIAEGRSFLLDQWWVATIPGVAILLVSLAFNLLGDGLRDALEGKQ, encoded by the coding sequence ATGAATTCTTCCATCAAATCTTCCATGAAACCATCCCTGAAACAGTGGCTGTTGGATGATAGCCCAACCAGTCAGTGGCAGGCGAGATGCGCAAACTGGTATCGAGTTTGGTTAGCGTTGTGTGCCAATCCACTTACCTTAATGGGGATTGCGCTGCTGGTGTTATTAGTGGCAGCAGCGATATTGGCGCCATGGTTATCCCCCCATTCCCCTATTGAGACGAACTTAGAATTGCGTTTGTTAGCGCCTTCTTCTGATTTTTGGCTTGGCACAGACCACCTTGGGCGTGACATCTTTTCTCGTTTGTTATATGGCGCACAAGTCACTGTGACCATTGTGCTTTTGGTGGTTGTTACAACGGCACCACTTGGGCTTATGATTGGCGTGGTTGCTGGGTATTTTGGTGGGTGGGTAGAGTTGGTGTTAATGCGCATTACCGACATTTTCCTCGCGTTTCCTAAGTTAGTGATGGCACTCGCCTTTGTCGCCATCTTAGAGCCGGGTTTAGGTAACGTAGTCTTGGCCATTGGCATAACCGCGTGGCCCCCTTACGCACGGGTAGCACGTGCCGAAGCGCTCACTTGCCGAAACGCTGATTACATTCAAGCAGCAAAGCTTTCTGGCGCTTCGCCAATACGAATTTTGTACAACCATATAGTTCCGATGTGTATGACCTCTGTGATCATCCGTGTCACCTTGGACATGGCAGGGATCATTCTCGTCGCAGCAGGGTTAGGTTTTTTGGGGTTGGGTGCGAAACCGCCCACGCCAGAGTGGGGAATGATGATCGCAGAAGGTCGCTCTTTTTTATTGGATCAATGGTGGGTCGCTACCATTCCGGGCGTGGCCATTTTATTGGTCAGCCTAGCATTTAACTTGCTCGGCGACGGTCTTCGTGACGCCCTTGAAGGCAAGCAATAG
- a CDS encoding ABC transporter ATP-binding protein: protein MSLLKAEEPLLKVDNLTVTFPTAKGPVDVVKNFNLEMGKEKIGIVGESGSGKSMTARAILGLLPQAASMKAKSLSLQGASLLDLSPRQWRQVRGKAITMVMQDPKFSLNPVLTIERQLLETWKLHHKGNKQDAQQAIYEALSEVAIRDPERVLACYPHQLSGGMGQRVMIAMMLLPQPSILIADEATSALDVTVQKQVLELLNNSVEAHGTGLILISHDLHLVAEFCDRIIVMYRGGIVETLSASELHQAQHPYTQGLLACLPSYQKRGQPLSTLKRDPAWEKLA, encoded by the coding sequence ATGTCATTATTGAAAGCCGAAGAGCCTTTGTTAAAAGTCGATAATCTCACCGTCACCTTTCCAACTGCGAAGGGGCCAGTGGACGTGGTGAAAAACTTTAACCTTGAAATGGGGAAAGAAAAAATTGGCATCGTTGGCGAATCGGGTTCGGGAAAATCCATGACGGCACGAGCCATCTTAGGTTTGTTGCCGCAAGCAGCGTCGATGAAAGCAAAGAGCCTCTCTTTACAAGGAGCAAGCTTATTGGATTTATCACCGCGCCAGTGGCGACAAGTTCGAGGTAAAGCGATCACCATGGTGATGCAAGATCCCAAATTTTCGTTGAATCCGGTACTCACCATAGAGCGGCAACTGCTTGAAACTTGGAAGTTGCACCACAAAGGCAACAAACAGGACGCGCAGCAAGCGATTTACGAGGCACTTTCTGAAGTGGCGATTCGAGACCCTGAGAGAGTCCTAGCGTGTTATCCCCATCAACTTTCTGGTGGCATGGGCCAACGAGTGATGATCGCCATGATGTTACTGCCTCAACCGAGCATTCTGATCGCCGATGAAGCCACATCAGCATTAGACGTCACCGTGCAAAAACAAGTGCTGGAATTGCTAAATAACTCTGTGGAAGCACATGGTACTGGCTTGATTTTGATTAGCCACGATTTGCACCTTGTCGCTGAGTTTTGCGACCGAATCATCGTTATGTATCGTGGTGGCATTGTCGAAACGCTGTCCGCTTCGGAGCTCCATCAAGCACAGCACCCGTATACTCAAGGTTTACTGGCGTGTTTACCCAGTTATCAAAAGCGCGGTCAACCGCTCTCTACATTAAAACGCGATCCAGCATGGGAAAAACTGGCATGA